Below is a window of Candidatus Zixiibacteriota bacterium DNA.
ATTTCCTCCGTGCAATCATCGAGTCCATAATGAGCCAGTCTGAGCGGCGAGGCTCCAAAAGTATTTGTCTGAACGATATCGGCCCCAGCGGCAAGGTATGCCCTGGCGATTTCTTCAAGAATACCAGGCGAATGGAGATTCGTTTGCTCCGGACACTCTCCAAGTACCAATCCGCGCCTAATCAACTCGGTACCGAGGGCACCATCAGCAACGAGGACTTCTCCCCTCTTCAGTCGGTCCAGTAACGCTTCCACAACTCCGGCCTTCGCTTAGCTTTGACACTTTCTACATTAAAAACACTGACGCAGGACCGATTGTCAAGGAGGTTGCCACGCTGAGACTCGACCGTACAGAACAAAGAATGTGTGTGTCTGGAATTTCAGGAACGAGTCATCTGATCATCGTTGGCCTGCTCAGGCTCCAAATCGGAAACCTTCCGCCTTGGCCAGGGCACCAACTTGATCCCCCGCTTAACGAAATTTCCGATCGCCGCCGCCACTTCCGGCCCCCGTCTAAGTTTGATTTTGCGCTTGTCTTTAATATAGCCTTGAATGATTCGTGACTGCTCCAGACGATAGTCAGCCGCCTGCCGGTAACGCTGGAGATCACCGGACAGGGTTCTGGACAATTCAAAATTGTCGTCGAGTTTCATCTTCATAAAACTCTTAGCAGTATGCATTCGGAGACGTTCGAAAATGTAGTTGTCCCCGTCAGCAAGACGGCTTCCTGCGAAGGCCATTAGTATGATGATGAGATCAATTACAATCGCCAGAGCTAAAGAAAAAGCTGCCAGTGGGTCCAGATAGAGGAGGTCATTCACAACCTGACGGAACGCCTCCTGTCCGTTGTTTGGAACTTCCACAAATTCAGCTGGGTCAGGCGGCGTGGGCAGAGTGGGCATCTCCGTCATTACTGCTGTCACATGCGAGAGTGGAAAAGAAACATAAGCTCTGTTTACCTGATCAAATTGATCCTTAACGACCGCATTGCTACTTAGAGCAAGAGCAATTGAGTCATTGAGAGCTATATACTGAACTATCCTTTCTCGCCTCTCGACCGCCTGCGCCATGCGGCTTTCGAGATAGTTGACAATTATCCCCTGGCCCGCTCCCTGTTTGTAAGTCGTCCCTTTATATTTCTCCCAGGAAGCAATCGTGCGACGGGCGCCGTCAATAACCGACTGCAGAAATCGATCTTCGGTGCCTTCATCAACATCAGTAGCCCACCCCTTCGTATTCTCCAGTTCGATCAACTTCTCTATACGGTCTGTCTGATACTGACCCTCATGTGCGGCCTTTTTGGCGATCTGAGCGTACTCTGTCAAAACGGGGCGAGCGGTTGCAGCAAACTCAGCCCTTGCATCAGTCATACGGGTGGCACCGTTGAGACTGTCGTCGAAATTAGCATAGGAGAAGAATACTGAGAAAGTAGCCGCAGCCACAAAAGCTGCAATATATGTTCCCCGGCGTTCCCGGGTACGAAGCAAACTCCAGGCAATCCCTAACATGGCAGCCTGCAAACCAAGCGACCCAATCAGAGCAAGATTCCAACCGAGCAGTATTTGCATCCCATAGAACGTTGTAAAAAACGATAGTATCGACAGCAGAAGTGTACCGCCGTATATCATCAAGCCAGTTAAACGAGATAATTTGCTACGAATCATCGCTGCTCCCTCATAATGCGAACCGGCGTGACTAAACACCCTCGCACGTCCCGTGTTAAAAAAGTACTATATATTCCGTATTATCGGTCACTACTGTGAAATCATTATGACCACAGGATCAGCTCTACCAGTTTATCGACTATTGTGGAGTGACGCAAAAACACTTGATTTTCGTATCGTCGGGGAATATGTTAACTATGGTTAAGCGGAGGTTCCCGGAGGGTTTGGAACGTATTTAGATCGGGAGCGCTTGGCTGAAGGTTGTTATGACCGAGTTACAGAGGAAGTAAGAAGTTATCACATAGAGGATATTCACTATGAAGTTTAATGATTCCCTCGAAGGAAATGTGGTCGTGCTTGAAGTTTCGGGCAAGATCATGGGTGGTGATGAAACCACTATGTTCCATGGTAAGATTCACGAGTACATTACCGCCAATAATAAAAATTTCGTGGTTGATCTGGCCAAGGTCGATTGGATGAACTCTGTCGGTCTGGGGATGCTGATATCAGCTCTGACGACAGTCAAGAATTCCGGCGGTCGTCTGGTGTTGGCCAACATCACCAAAATTGAGTCAATCCTGACTATCACGCGGTTGATCACAGTGTTCGAACACTTTGATAGTCGTGAGGACGCTCTCAAGTCGTTCTCTGCATAATTTATTTTCCAGCTATGACTCATAAGAGCCCCGTCCTGCGGGGCTTTTTTTATTCCATGTATAGGGTGAGTAGAACATATCCCGGCCCAAACAAATTTGAGCCGGCCACCTAGTCGGCTCTTCCCGGAAAACCTGATAAGCTCCTTCTTTTACAAGAAAACCCCAGCCCCATCTAATTCCCACTCACTGCGATGAAACTCCGTCTTAATTATCGTCGTATACTCCACAACAAGTAGATATTGGAACTCAGTCCGATCGAGAAAGGAACATCAATGCGATCAATTATATCGATTCTTTTGAACACACTGATCCTTACCACCGCCGTAACCGCCCTGGCCTCAACCCCGCCAATTCTTGAAGTGCCAGCCTTGACGGGCAGGATCGATATTGATGGAGACCTCAGTGATTCCGGCTGGAAGGAAGCTGCGTTCGTGACCGACTTTACCCAGTTTCTTCCGGATGATAATGTAAAACCTTCGGTGCAAACCAAAGTCATGATTGGGTACGATCAATCAAATCTGTACCTTGCCTTTGTTTGCCAGGACGATCCATCAAAGGTCCGTGCCACGCTTTCAGATCGCGATGGAATGTTCGCCGACGATTTCATCGGAATCATCCTCGACACCTACGGAAACGCCGCCTGGGCATATGAATTCTATGTCAATGCTCTCGGTGTCCAGGGCGACCTTCGTTGGGTAGCCAATGGCGGCGAGGATTCGCGGTTTGATCTGGTCTTTGAATCGGATGCTCGAATGACCGAAGACGGCTGGCAGGCAGAGATGGCTATCCCGTTCAGCTCGCTACGATTCCCGGGCAAGGATGAGCAGTCTTGGCGGGCGACGTTCTGGCGCAGTCATCCACGAGATAATACTTACAAATACTCCTGGGCACCCTTAACTATTGGTGAACCCTGTTTCTTCTGCCAGTTTGGTTATCTCAACGGCATCAAGAATGTCAAACCGGGCAGCAAGCTTGATGTATTACCCTCCATGGTAGCATCCCAATCAAGCTACATAAGTGACCCGGACAACTTCCGATCCGATTTTGTCCATGACAACCCCGACGCCGAAGCGGCCCTGAACATTCGTTATCAACTCGGCACCGGAGTTATGGTCGAGGGTGCTCTTAATCCTGACTTCTCACAGATCGAATCGGATGCGGCCCAGATTGATGTCAATACGACCTTTGGCCTTTACTACCCCGAACGACGACCGTTTTTCCAGGAAGGCAGTGACCTGTACGGCACCTATCGCAATGTCCTGTATACGCGATCCATCAACGATCCGGATGTAACTTTCAAACTTACCGGCCGCATGGACCGTACGAGCTTCTTCTACATGGCAGCTCGCGATAAAAACACGCCCTATCTGGTTCCGATGGAGGAACGTTCGGCCTTTGCACCTTTAGGCAAGAGCACCTCCAACATCGCCAGGATACGCCATTCCATTTTCGACGACTCGTTTGTAGGTGCCTTGATAACCAATCGTCAGATAGACGGTGGAGGACACAATACAGTTATAAGCGCCGATGCGGGCATTAGATTCTACGAGAAGATCCGCTTTGAGACACAACTGATTGGCAGCCGTACAGAAGAGCCGAACCTACCTACCTTATCTGAAGACTATCTGCCGGACACGACCTTTGACGGTACCAACCACACGGTTGCTTTAGACGGTGAGGAGTTTGACGGCCACTCGATATTCACGAGTCTCCAGCGCGTTGGTCGCACGTTCGGCTTTCACATGGACTACATGGAAACCAGTCCTACCTTCCGGGCCAACAATGGCTTCATGCTGCGAAATGGAACACGCTCACTGGACATGTGGTACGGCATTTACCTCAGACCGAATGGAAGCGTGGTGACCAGAATCTCTCCCGCAATTGACCTTGGACGAGTCTGGGATTTCGATGGACAGCGCAAAGACGAGTGGGTACGGCCCATTCTTAATATCGACTTCACGGGGCAGACTTCGGTTTATATGAATTTTGTTCTTAGTCGGGAACGTCTACATGGAGTTTGGTTTGACGATATTCGCAAGGGCGCGATCCAACTCAATAACAACGCTTTCGAGGCATTCCGTTTTGGCGGATTTGTCAGCTACGGCAACTCGATAGCTCGCAATGTTGATCCGTTGCCGGTCATGGGGCGGGAGACT
It encodes the following:
- a CDS encoding STAS domain-containing protein; this encodes MKFNDSLEGNVVVLEVSGKIMGGDETTMFHGKIHEYITANNKNFVVDLAKVDWMNSVGLGMLISALTTVKNSGGRLVLANITKIESILTITRLITVFEHFDSREDALKSFSA
- a CDS encoding carbohydrate binding family 9 domain-containing protein codes for the protein MRSIISILLNTLILTTAVTALASTPPILEVPALTGRIDIDGDLSDSGWKEAAFVTDFTQFLPDDNVKPSVQTKVMIGYDQSNLYLAFVCQDDPSKVRATLSDRDGMFADDFIGIILDTYGNAAWAYEFYVNALGVQGDLRWVANGGEDSRFDLVFESDARMTEDGWQAEMAIPFSSLRFPGKDEQSWRATFWRSHPRDNTYKYSWAPLTIGEPCFFCQFGYLNGIKNVKPGSKLDVLPSMVASQSSYISDPDNFRSDFVHDNPDAEAALNIRYQLGTGVMVEGALNPDFSQIESDAAQIDVNTTFGLYYPERRPFFQEGSDLYGTYRNVLYTRSINDPDVTFKLTGRMDRTSFFYMAARDKNTPYLVPMEERSAFAPLGKSTSNIARIRHSIFDDSFVGALITNRQIDGGGHNTVISADAGIRFYEKIRFETQLIGSRTEEPNLPTLSEDYLPDTTFDGTNHTVALDGEEFDGHSIFTSLQRVGRTFGFHMDYMETSPTFRANNGFMLRNGTRSLDMWYGIYLRPNGSVVTRISPAIDLGRVWDFDGQRKDEWVRPILNIDFTGQTSVYMNFVLSRERLHGVWFDDIRKGAIQLNNNAFEAFRFGGFVSYGNSIARNVDPLPVMGRETLAETWCTIKPMQQFTIRPSYTYYKILDRDTKERIEEGYILRSTMNYQFTREMFVRLIVEYNDFSEGLSFEPLFTYKINPFTVFYIGSSHGYDWEMGSMENAHARDRLFFMKLQYLFRT